GTCAACTTCCTCACTGAGCACTTTACGCACAAACTCGCGCTGGCTGGCATAGTTGATAGGCTCCGGCAGTTCCGCGGGAAGAACTTCAGCCGGGTCGCGGCGCTCGTATTTCTTGAATAGTTCGCGCACAAGCTCCAAATGCCCCAACTCATAGTCGAGGCAGCGTTCCCAGATCGCCTTCACGTGTGGGTCGGACTCCTGCTGCACGCACCCGTAATAGTTATAAACCTCGGTTGCCTCATGCAGCAGCCATTTCTCCAGCCACGTCTCGTTCGGATCGATCATCGACTCGTATTGCGTTACGTGCTGTTCCTCTATGGATGCTATTTCCGCGTAAAGCTGGCGCGCGACCGGGTCCGCGTACAACGGCCCCACGTTCATGTAGAAATTGTGGGTTTGCTGTTCGCTGGATAGGATCGTCAGTGCGTGCAGCTTTGAAATAAATGCCGCCTGAGTCCGGTTGTAGTGTTCGCGCAAGTCGTCCGCGGGCGCGCGATGTTCCACTGAAGTCGGCCGTCCCGGCACGATGTCCGTATAGGATTGAAGGATATTGTTGGCGTCCTTGCCTTCCAGCCGGTCAAGCAGCGCGGTATAGCGGTAGAGATGGTCAAAATCCTCCAGCATGCCGAAGCGATAAAGCTGCGCCAGATACTCGTCAGGCTCGTTCTGGGCCACAACCGCCGTAACTTCGATTGCAACCTGTTCATAGCCTATGGTCGTTTCGAGTGTCGAGTGATCGGCGCCGAGCAGGTTATTCACCATCGAAGCCTGGTGGTGCTCTACCCGCCGGACCTTCGCCAGCGGCAGCCTCAAGTCGTTATTCACGCGCGCGCACGAATGCGAGAAACGCAGCGCTTCCATCTCTATGCCGTTCATCAGGATAACGCGGACGCGAGTGAAAGCGTCGTCATCCAGCTTGCTGATGGGGGGTTGTATCAGTTCCTTCCAGGTGAACCGCTGTCTGTCAAGTGGCATGCCTTTGTCTTGAAGTAAGTTAAGCGCCATTTTTTCCTCCTACGGAAGTATGGGGGGTTGTATTGAGAGGAGACGATGAAGAGTGAGTGTGAATGAACCGTCCGTTACGACCCAGGCCCATTCTCGTCTTTAGGGGTGTTTTTGCTATTGAATCGGATTATTGCCAAGTGCTCTTTCTAGCCGGGGACAGGCCGCGGAATTCCTTTGCCTGCCCCATGGAAGCTGATGGAAGCTGATAGGAACTGATGAAACCTGAGGGAATACTTAGGGAAACCGCGATTTCATCTGCCCGTACCCGAACCACTGCTGGAACCACTGCCGCTACCGGAACCGCTGCCGGTGCCAGATCCCGAATGGGGTCCCGGCCCGGCGTCCTTGCCAACCGTGCCGCGCATTCCACCTGCGCTGTTGGCTCCACCGGAAGTCCCCTGCTTGTTGGTTGTAACACCGCCCTGCAACGGTGCACCAGAACCGCTTCCGCCGCCACCGGTATCCGTGTTGCTGAATTTATCGGTCGAGGACCCCCCTAGGGCGCCCCCTTGCGGCTTGCTTTTATTGCCGGAACCTTGTGACGCGCCGCTTCCGGAAGTCCCGGGTTTGGTGGTGCCGAGGGTACTTTCATTACCATGTGTTGTCTCACGGCTCAACGTCCTCTTGCCTTCGTCCTTGTCCGATCCTCCTGCCGCGTGAGCCAGACTTCCAAAGGCGAGGCTTGCGGCAGCAAGCACGACGGCGCAAGTTTTTATGGATACCGCTATATCTTTCATCTGCTCCTCCTGTTAGTCATAGAAGATATCTGGGGCCGCGTTATTTACTAAAGGGCAATTCGTATATGACGAGGCCCTGTAATAGAAAAAAGAAACTGCATGCGGCGAGGGATGTCATCCTAGTCCCCGAAAGCGTTTAGCTCTGTACGCCAGCGTACGTTTGGGTTTTGTTTTTTTTTGGCGCTATGGCGGGGCGTGGATATGCGGAAAGAATAATGACGATTAATGACGGAAGAGTAGATCTTGTTGCTCAGGCTTCTTGAGACGATGGCGCGCATTTATGGATGTCAGCGCGCCGACTTCAGCAGAAAGCCGGCGCCAAGACCCAGGGGAATCAGGGGACTAGAACAGCGGTTGATTGCGCACGCAGGGCGGACACCACCGGCATTGAATCAGGCGGAATCACAGGAATCCTCCGGACTGGTGGCGCCAGAGCATGGCATATTGGCCGTTAAGCTGCAGAAGCTCCTCATGGGTGCCCTGTTCCACGATGCGTCCGTCGTTCAGCACCAGCAGCCGGTCAAGGCAGGCAATGGTCGAAAGGCGATGCGCGATAGCGATGACCGTCTTGCCCTCCATCAATCCGAGCAACTGATCCTGAATGGCAAGTTCCACTTCACTGTCCAGCGCCGAGGTAGCCTCGTCGAGCAACAGAATGGGGGCATTCTTCAGCACAACGCGGGCAATTGCGATGCGCTGCCGTTGCCCTGCGCTGAGCTTCACCCCTCTCTCGCCCACGTGCGCGTCGTAGCCGATTCGTCCGTTCCAGTCCCGTTGGCTCACGATGAACTCGTGCGCCTGCGCGCGCCGCGCGGCCGCCTCAATCTGCGCCGGCGTCGCCCCTGTACTGCCATAAGCAATATTTTCCGCGATGGAACGGTGCAGCAACGAGGTATCCTGAGCCACGACGCCGATCGCGCGACGCAAGCTGTCCTGAGTCAATTCCCGGATATCCAGGCCATCAATCCGGATACTTCCAGCCTCGATCTCGTAAAAGCGCAGCAACAGATTGATCAGCGTCGATTTGCCGGCGCCGGAGCTTCCGACCAATCCAACGCGTTCGCCCGGGCGGATGGTGCAGTTGAGGCTATCCAGTACTTTGCGGCCATCGCTGCGGCCATAAGTGAAGGTCAGCCTTTCGAACCTTATTTCGCCATGGACTGTACTCACGTCCAAATTACGCGCCGCGGGGCGATCGGGCATGGTGTTCACTACGGCGATGGTTTCCATGCCGTCCTGCACCACGCCGATGTTTTCGAAGGCTCGGTTCATCTCCCAACTGACCCATCCGGCTGTATTTGCTATCGTCCAGGCCAGCGGCACCGCCATCGCCACGATTCCAGCTTCAAGCACCCCCTGGGACCACAACAGCAGTCCGATGGCGGAAGTGCAGACCAATAAAAGGGCGTTCAGCACCGCCAATGTGGTGGTGAATTTGGTTATCAGACGCATGTGCGCCGCTATTGCACCCGTGTGATCCTCGATAGCTTCGCGCACATACGCGTCTTCATCGGTCGCGCGCGAGAACAGCTTGACGGTAAGGATATTGGTATAGCTGTCCACCACCCGACCCATCAGTATCGAGCTTCGTTCACTGCTGTGCCTGGACAGGTCACGCATGCGGGGTACGAAGTAATGAAGGAAAAATATGTACGAAATGAACCATAGCGCGGTGGGAATCGCCAGCCGCCAATCGGCAGAGCCCATCAGGAATAATGCCGAGGCACCGTAGACCGCGATATACCAGACCGCATGGATGCTCGATACGACGCATTCCCGGACCGCGTCGCTCGTGTGCATCACGCGGTTTGCGATGCGCCCCGCGAAGTCGTTCTGAAACAGCGTCCAGCTCTGCCTGATGACATGCCAGTGGCTCTGCCAGCGGATCAGGCTGGTCACGCCCGGCACTACCGCGTTATGGCGGATGAAGCTGTCTATCAGGACTGCCAGGGGCCTGCCGATCAGTACCAGCAGCGACATGCCGATCAGCATGGGAATAGCGTCGTTCAATGCCTCTGACCGCGCAGACGCCTCCATTATCTGCACGAAGTGGCCGATGAAGACTGGGACCAGGGTATCGATCAGTGCGACTGCCAAGCCGGTCGCAAACAAGGCGGCATAAAGGCCCTTGGTCTGGCTGACAAAGTGCCAGTAGAACGCCAGCAAGCCCGCAGGCGGCGGCTTGACAGGAACATCGGTGGGTCGTACGAGCTGTTCAAAGAATGCGAACATAACGTTGCCTTTTTGATTGGGTTAAAGTCGAACTGGCGACCGCTTGCGCGTGTTTTGCGGTCGCTGATTGTGGCCCTGATATATAGTCGTCGCGTG
The window above is part of the Nitrosospira sp. Is2 genome. Proteins encoded here:
- a CDS encoding ABC transporter ATP-binding protein; protein product: MFAFFEQLVRPTDVPVKPPPAGLLAFYWHFVSQTKGLYAALFATGLAVALIDTLVPVFIGHFVQIMEASARSEALNDAIPMLIGMSLLVLIGRPLAVLIDSFIRHNAVVPGVTSLIRWQSHWHVIRQSWTLFQNDFAGRIANRVMHTSDAVRECVVSSIHAVWYIAVYGASALFLMGSADWRLAIPTALWFISYIFFLHYFVPRMRDLSRHSSERSSILMGRVVDSYTNILTVKLFSRATDEDAYVREAIEDHTGAIAAHMRLITKFTTTLAVLNALLLVCTSAIGLLLWSQGVLEAGIVAMAVPLAWTIANTAGWVSWEMNRAFENIGVVQDGMETIAVVNTMPDRPAARNLDVSTVHGEIRFERLTFTYGRSDGRKVLDSLNCTIRPGERVGLVGSSGAGKSTLINLLLRFYEIEAGSIRIDGLDIRELTQDSLRRAIGVVAQDTSLLHRSIAENIAYGSTGATPAQIEAAARRAQAHEFIVSQRDWNGRIGYDAHVGERGVKLSAGQRQRIAIARVVLKNAPILLLDEATSALDSEVELAIQDQLLGLMEGKTVIAIAHRLSTIACLDRLLVLNDGRIVEQGTHEELLQLNGQYAMLWRHQSGGFL